In Candidatus Limnocylindrales bacterium, the following are encoded in one genomic region:
- a CDS encoding Smr/MutS family protein, translated as MGDENLEQGNSQREEEEADFPEIVELPLEDVLDLHTFLPKEIPDLVEDYIQQAYQAGFKQVRIIHGKGKGVQRAIVHSILKRNPYVEALKVPPLELGGWGVTLVILKDS; from the coding sequence ATGGGGGATGAAAATCTGGAACAAGGTAACTCTCAAAGGGAAGAGGAGGAAGCAGATTTTCCGGAAATCGTTGAGCTTCCTTTAGAAGATGTTTTGGATCTTCATACTTTCTTGCCCAAGGAAATTCCGGACCTGGTAGAAGATTACATCCAACAGGCCTATCAAGCCGGATTTAAGCAGGTACGTATTATCCATGGTAAGGGAAAGGGAGTCCAGCGGGCCATAGTACATTCCATATTGAAGAGAAATCCCTACGTTGAGGCTCTGAAGGTACCCCCCCTGGAGTTGGGAGGATGGGGGGTTACCCTTGTTATTTTGAAGGATTCCTAG